One Halobacterium sp. DL1 DNA window includes the following coding sequences:
- a CDS encoding anion transporter: MTGGYVLTNPRTAGAVSLALAATAAIAVAPTPPGLSSAAQLALATMALAAILWVTKALPLPVTALLIPVTLTIFGVYDRMEPALSGFADPLIFLFIAGFMLAKTLQAHSIERRLALYLINRLGRSPRLLILAIMLATAFLSMWVSNTATTAMMTPVALGVLAEVVGRDTPEGETSNMRVATLLGTAYAASVGGVGTLIGTPPNVVAVAFLDRLAGVEISFAEWIAVGFPVVVVTLPLTWYVLTFWLYPPEVDDVTDAQARAGEYLDEEGPFSPRAKRATYIVAATAGLWILGGFGFLFEGLLPSAWQVTLFGGEGTNLFGLEGHRGILYYVVVGLLAVPAIVLADADDWENLVDIDWGTIILFGGGISLADALGDTNAIAWLAEAVFGTVVGAPLVLIVLAVVVFGVVATELTSNTATTTILAPILIGLGSVLSGSLGVDPVTAAVFLTVTGAIAVSFAFALPVATPPNAIVFGSGHLEQRDMIRAGVTLNLLMTLVLTVLFVLLFRFVWPYFLW; this comes from the coding sequence ATGACGGGCGGCTACGTGCTGACGAACCCGCGAACGGCCGGCGCCGTCAGCCTCGCCCTGGCCGCGACCGCAGCCATCGCCGTCGCGCCGACGCCGCCGGGACTGAGCAGCGCGGCGCAACTCGCGCTGGCGACGATGGCGCTGGCGGCCATCCTCTGGGTGACCAAGGCGCTCCCGCTCCCGGTGACGGCGCTTCTCATCCCCGTGACGCTGACCATCTTCGGCGTCTACGACCGGATGGAGCCGGCGCTGTCGGGGTTCGCGGACCCGCTCATCTTCCTGTTCATCGCGGGGTTCATGCTGGCGAAGACGCTCCAGGCCCACAGCATCGAGCGCCGGCTGGCGCTCTACCTCATCAACCGGCTGGGGCGGTCGCCGCGGCTGCTCATCCTCGCCATCATGCTCGCGACCGCGTTCCTCTCGATGTGGGTGTCGAACACCGCGACGACGGCGATGATGACGCCGGTGGCGCTCGGCGTTCTCGCCGAGGTCGTCGGCCGCGACACGCCCGAGGGCGAGACGTCGAACATGCGGGTCGCGACGCTGCTCGGCACGGCCTACGCCGCCAGCGTGGGCGGCGTCGGGACGCTCATCGGCACGCCGCCGAACGTCGTCGCGGTGGCGTTCCTCGACCGCCTCGCCGGGGTCGAAATCTCGTTCGCGGAGTGGATCGCCGTCGGGTTCCCGGTCGTCGTGGTGACGCTGCCGCTGACCTGGTACGTGCTGACGTTCTGGCTCTACCCGCCCGAGGTCGACGACGTGACGGACGCGCAGGCTCGGGCAGGGGAGTACCTCGACGAGGAAGGTCCGTTCTCGCCGCGCGCGAAGCGGGCGACCTACATCGTCGCGGCGACCGCCGGGCTCTGGATTCTGGGCGGGTTCGGCTTCCTCTTCGAGGGACTGCTCCCGTCGGCGTGGCAGGTGACGCTGTTCGGCGGCGAGGGGACGAACCTCTTCGGACTGGAGGGGCACCGCGGCATCCTCTACTACGTGGTGGTCGGCCTGCTCGCGGTTCCGGCCATCGTGCTGGCCGACGCCGACGACTGGGAGAACCTCGTGGACATCGACTGGGGGACCATCATCCTCTTCGGGGGCGGCATCTCGCTGGCCGACGCGCTCGGCGACACGAACGCCATCGCGTGGCTCGCGGAGGCGGTGTTCGGCACGGTCGTCGGGGCGCCCCTCGTGTTGATCGTCCTGGCCGTCGTCGTCTTCGGGGTGGTCGCGACCGAACTCACCTCCAACACGGCGACGACGACCATCCTGGCGCCCATCCTCATCGGCCTGGGGAGCGTCCTGTCGGGGTCGCTGGGCGTCGACCCGGTGACCGCCGCCGTCTTCCTCACCGTCACCGGCGCCATCGCCGTCAGTTTCGCGTTCGCGCTGCCCGTGGCGACGCCCCCGAACGCCATCGTCTTCGGCAGCGGGCACCTCGAACAGCGGGACATGATTCGAGCCGGCGTCACGCTGAACCTCCTGATGACACTGGTCCTCACCGTGCTGTTCGTCCTGCTGTTCCGCTTCGTTTGGCCGTATTTCCTCTGGTAG
- a CDS encoding branched-chain amino acid ABC transporter substrate-binding protein — MADKQSRRTFLKVAGSTGAIGLTGLAGCTDDGGSGDGNGDGGSGGGDSGGDSGGDSGGTTSGGSEMGTIKLGGSMSLTGDNADLGQLYKDAYELTIQRINENGGVEAGDGNTYELELILRDDGTDASTSRSIYQELIDVENVDYLLGPYASSVTLPASAVAAQNEKPMVEGGGASPEIFAQGNEWIFGLLPTANKYPGSFIDMCLAQDSPPESIAILAEDDTFSQSTAEGARAKIEQSDMELVVDQTFPTDTSDLSTNLGRVRDNDADVLLLCAHQQHNIILANQMESQGVNVDAAMGTVGSLNDSFKNEVGDNGDYIYGPTSWDINANFDDPVFGGTQNFVDAINENYDASPDYHSAAGEAVIITFKQAFENVDELGPTAVRDQIRQAEFSTAYGTVSFDDKGIIDKKMLNRQWQPDPGLQTVWPENVQQTAPIYPMPDWGNR, encoded by the coding sequence ATGGCAGACAAACAGAGCCGACGGACGTTTCTGAAAGTTGCAGGGAGTACAGGTGCAATTGGACTCACGGGACTCGCGGGCTGTACCGACGACGGCGGCTCCGGCGACGGTAACGGCGACGGCGGCTCCGGTGGCGGAGACAGCGGTGGCGACAGCGGCGGCGACAGCGGCGGGACGACCAGCGGCGGCAGTGAGATGGGGACCATCAAGCTCGGCGGCTCGATGAGCCTCACCGGCGACAACGCCGACCTCGGCCAGCTGTACAAGGACGCCTACGAGCTGACCATCCAGCGCATCAACGAGAACGGCGGCGTGGAGGCCGGCGACGGAAACACCTACGAACTGGAGCTGATCCTCCGGGACGACGGCACCGACGCCTCGACCTCGCGGAGCATCTACCAGGAACTCATCGACGTCGAGAACGTCGACTACCTCCTCGGCCCGTACGCGAGCTCGGTGACGCTCCCGGCCAGCGCCGTGGCCGCCCAGAACGAGAAGCCGATGGTCGAGGGCGGCGGTGCGAGTCCCGAGATCTTCGCCCAGGGCAACGAGTGGATCTTCGGGCTCCTCCCGACGGCCAACAAGTACCCCGGCTCGTTCATCGACATGTGTCTGGCCCAGGACTCCCCGCCGGAGTCCATCGCCATCCTCGCGGAGGACGACACGTTCAGCCAGTCCACCGCGGAGGGCGCGCGCGCCAAAATCGAGCAGAGCGACATGGAACTGGTCGTCGACCAGACGTTCCCCACGGACACCTCCGACCTCTCGACGAACCTCGGGCGTGTGCGGGACAACGACGCCGACGTCCTGCTGCTCTGTGCCCACCAGCAGCACAACATCATCCTGGCCAACCAGATGGAGAGCCAGGGCGTCAACGTCGACGCCGCGATGGGGACGGTCGGCAGCCTCAACGACTCGTTCAAGAACGAGGTCGGTGACAACGGGGACTACATCTACGGACCGACCTCCTGGGACATCAACGCCAACTTCGACGACCCGGTGTTCGGCGGCACCCAGAACTTCGTCGATGCCATCAACGAGAACTACGACGCCTCGCCGGACTACCACAGCGCGGCGGGCGAGGCCGTCATCATCACGTTCAAACAGGCCTTCGAGAACGTCGACGAACTCGGCCCGACGGCGGTCCGCGACCAGATCCGACAGGCCGAGTTCTCGACGGCCTACGGTACTGTCTCCTTCGACGACAAGGGCATCATCGACAAGAAGATGCTCAACCGACAGTGGCAGCCCGACCCGGGCCTCCAGACCGTCTGGCCCGAGAACGTACAGCAGACCGCACCCATCTACCCGATGCCCGACTGGGGTAATCGGTAA
- a CDS encoding branched-chain amino acid ABC transporter permease, whose product MAIAQFIVNGLLIGALFAGIAVGFALIWGVVDIINLAHGEMVMLGGYVSFWLLSFATGSTNASPTVFLATIPVAIAVVFVVGYVLQRVLVQRVIGTDIFLTLLVTFGISIAIQQLAIQAWTANPRSIQASFADPSLTVVGLVVPKMKLLAFAGAIVLTVALYAFLQNTRTGRAIRGVAQNPEAAELVGIDVEHTRAMTFGISSGIAGGIGAFVATILTIDPQMGLIYTLKSFVIVVFGGVGSIPGAMVGGLMLGSVEELTVGLVSSRWTLAVSFTLLIVLLVVKPNGLFGEEADQ is encoded by the coding sequence ATGGCGATCGCGCAGTTCATCGTCAACGGCCTCCTCATCGGGGCGCTGTTCGCGGGCATAGCCGTCGGCTTCGCGCTCATCTGGGGCGTCGTCGACATCATCAACCTCGCTCACGGCGAGATGGTAATGCTCGGAGGGTACGTCTCCTTCTGGCTCCTGAGCTTCGCCACCGGGAGCACCAACGCATCGCCGACGGTGTTCCTGGCGACGATTCCGGTGGCCATCGCCGTCGTCTTCGTGGTCGGCTACGTGCTCCAGCGGGTGCTCGTACAGCGAGTCATCGGGACGGACATCTTCCTCACGCTGCTGGTCACGTTCGGCATCAGCATCGCCATCCAGCAGCTGGCGATCCAGGCGTGGACGGCGAACCCGCGGTCGATCCAGGCCTCGTTCGCCGACCCGTCGCTGACCGTCGTCGGTCTCGTCGTACCGAAGATGAAACTGCTCGCGTTCGCCGGGGCAATCGTACTCACTGTCGCCCTCTACGCGTTCCTCCAGAACACGCGGACGGGGCGCGCGATTCGCGGCGTCGCACAGAACCCCGAGGCGGCGGAACTCGTCGGCATCGACGTCGAGCACACCCGGGCGATGACGTTCGGTATCTCGTCGGGCATCGCCGGCGGAATCGGCGCGTTCGTCGCGACCATCCTCACCATCGACCCGCAGATGGGGCTCATCTACACGCTCAAGAGCTTCGTCATCGTCGTGTTCGGCGGCGTCGGCTCCATCCCCGGAGCGATGGTTGGCGGCCTGATGCTCGGCTCGGTCGAGGAACTGACCGTGGGGCTCGTCTCCTCGCGGTGGACGCTCGCGGTGAGTTTCACACTGCTCATCGTCCTGCTCGTCGTCAAACCGAACGGCCTGTTCGGTGAGGAGGCCGACCAATGA
- a CDS encoding branched-chain amino acid ABC transporter permease, producing MSTSEPEERGGLLHSIVPPNQVDRLFDFCGAHAWKLLLVGAVVGALPPLVGLEGGYYMTVVTEMYLFAILALSWDIIGGQTGYPSFGNMAFFGIGAYTTAVLVKDFAVAFPMAMVAAGLLAVVFATVIGVVVLRLRGHYFAIATLGVLLAAQQVSRNLDITGGASGKILLDVPEASVFYYLFFGVLVAEMAVVYYLSNTRFGFVLNAIRDDEEKATAMGFNTTYYKTVAWMLSALFTGLAGGGYSLLNTFVNPQTAYNGAWNVELIAMALMGGSGTVAGPVIGAFGLHTVIEYVETAFVGWQLVVLGVAIIVTVISFPQGVVGTLREYASEMAYYERGGMAATSDDDAEVTTDE from the coding sequence ATGAGCACGAGCGAACCCGAGGAGCGTGGCGGGCTCCTGCACTCCATCGTCCCCCCGAACCAGGTCGACCGGTTGTTCGACTTCTGTGGCGCCCACGCCTGGAAGCTACTGCTGGTCGGCGCGGTGGTCGGTGCGCTCCCGCCACTCGTGGGTCTCGAAGGAGGCTACTACATGACTGTCGTCACCGAGATGTACCTGTTCGCGATCCTCGCGCTCTCGTGGGACATCATCGGCGGTCAGACCGGCTACCCGAGTTTCGGGAACATGGCGTTCTTCGGCATCGGGGCCTACACCACGGCGGTCCTCGTCAAGGACTTCGCCGTCGCGTTCCCGATGGCGATGGTCGCCGCGGGTCTGCTCGCGGTGGTGTTCGCGACCGTCATCGGCGTCGTCGTGCTCAGACTCCGCGGGCACTACTTCGCCATCGCGACGCTCGGCGTCCTGCTGGCGGCCCAGCAGGTCTCCCGAAACCTGGACATCACTGGCGGTGCGAGCGGGAAGATCCTGCTCGACGTGCCGGAGGCCTCGGTGTTCTACTACCTGTTCTTCGGCGTACTCGTCGCCGAGATGGCGGTCGTCTACTACCTCTCGAACACGCGGTTCGGCTTCGTCCTGAACGCCATCCGCGACGACGAGGAGAAGGCGACCGCGATGGGGTTCAACACCACCTACTACAAGACGGTGGCGTGGATGCTGTCCGCGCTGTTCACCGGCCTCGCCGGAGGCGGGTACAGCCTGCTCAACACGTTCGTCAACCCGCAGACGGCCTACAACGGCGCGTGGAACGTCGAACTCATCGCGATGGCGCTGATGGGCGGATCCGGCACCGTCGCCGGCCCGGTCATCGGCGCGTTCGGTCTCCACACCGTCATCGAGTACGTCGAGACGGCCTTCGTCGGCTGGCAACTCGTCGTGCTCGGCGTCGCCATCATCGTCACCGTCATCTCCTTCCCCCAGGGCGTGGTCGGCACGCTCCGGGAGTACGCCAGCGAGATGGCGTACTACGAGCGCGGTGGAATGGCCGCCACCAGCGACGACGACGCGGAGGTGACCACCGATGAGTGA
- a CDS encoding branched-chain amino acid ABC transporter ATP-binding protein, with the protein MSESTDAAAIDADPDRAVLRTDGVTKRFGGLTAVDDVDVEVHEGEIVGLIGPNGAGKSTLFNCITGTLHADEGRVYLQGEDVTDWPEYKIARAGLGRMFQETRVFGNMSVRKNLLLAAQKGGADVGKLLRRPDDSLVERTNELLEYVDLGGLADTRAGRLSFGQQKLIEFSMALMAEPELLLMDEPAGGINPAMLENLIDYIRTANEDEEATIFLIEHNMDFVMEIADRIYVLAHGERIAAGTPEEIQNDQRVLDAYLGRE; encoded by the coding sequence ATGAGTGAGAGTACGGACGCGGCCGCCATCGACGCCGACCCCGACCGCGCAGTGCTCCGGACGGACGGCGTCACCAAGCGCTTCGGTGGCCTCACCGCCGTCGACGACGTCGACGTGGAGGTCCACGAGGGCGAGATCGTCGGCCTCATCGGACCGAACGGTGCGGGCAAGTCGACGCTGTTCAACTGCATCACCGGCACGCTCCACGCCGACGAGGGGCGCGTCTACCTGCAGGGGGAGGACGTCACCGACTGGCCCGAGTACAAGATCGCGCGCGCCGGCCTCGGACGGATGTTCCAGGAGACCCGCGTCTTCGGCAACATGAGCGTCCGAAAGAACCTGCTGCTGGCCGCACAGAAGGGAGGCGCCGACGTCGGCAAACTCCTCCGGCGGCCCGACGACTCGCTGGTCGAACGCACGAACGAACTGCTCGAGTACGTCGACCTCGGCGGGCTCGCGGACACGCGGGCCGGCCGACTGAGCTTCGGTCAGCAGAAGCTCATCGAGTTCTCGATGGCGCTGATGGCCGAACCGGAGCTGCTGTTGATGGACGAACCGGCCGGGGGCATCAACCCCGCGATGCTGGAGAACCTCATCGACTACATCCGAACGGCCAACGAGGACGAGGAGGCGACAATCTTCCTCATCGAACACAACATGGACTTCGTCATGGAAATCGCCGACCGAATCTACGTCCTCGCACACGGCGAGCGAATCGCCGCGGGGACACCGGAGGAGATACAGAACGACCAGCGCGTCCTCGACGCGTACCTGGGGAGGGAGTGA
- a CDS encoding branched-chain amino acid ABC transporter ATP-binding protein — translation MITVPTPDTDHVGDTIIGMEHVTAGYGNTTVLHDVSIAVEEGEIACLIGPNGSGKSTLMKSIYGFADVKAGTVSLRGEEITGRSPQENLANGVSYVLQDSSVFPRMSVHENMLMGGYVFDDDERASRRAEELYEEFPLLGDIRGQSAGTLSGGQRRLLELARALMVEPDVMLLDEPSIGLEPRFIDDVFERIEQLNDLGTTILLVEQNAQKGLSVADRGFVLASGEIKFTGTGTELLEDEEVGRLYLGG, via the coding sequence GTGATCACTGTGCCAACGCCAGACACCGACCACGTCGGCGACACCATCATCGGGATGGAACACGTCACCGCGGGCTACGGCAACACGACCGTCCTCCACGACGTGAGCATCGCCGTCGAGGAGGGCGAGATCGCCTGCCTCATCGGCCCGAACGGGTCGGGGAAGTCGACGCTGATGAAGAGCATCTACGGCTTCGCCGACGTGAAAGCCGGCACCGTCTCGCTCCGCGGCGAGGAGATCACCGGCCGCTCGCCACAGGAAAACCTCGCCAACGGGGTGAGCTACGTCCTGCAGGACTCGAGCGTCTTCCCCCGCATGAGCGTCCACGAGAACATGCTCATGGGCGGGTACGTCTTCGACGACGACGAGCGCGCCAGCCGGCGCGCCGAGGAACTCTACGAGGAGTTCCCCCTCCTCGGCGACATCCGCGGCCAGTCGGCGGGCACCCTCTCCGGAGGCCAGCGCCGCCTGCTCGAACTGGCGCGTGCGCTGATGGTCGAGCCGGACGTGATGCTGCTCGACGAGCCCTCCATCGGGCTCGAACCGCGGTTCATCGACGACGTCTTCGAGCGGATCGAACAGCTCAACGACCTCGGGACGACCATCCTGCTGGTCGAGCAGAACGCCCAGAAGGGGCTCTCCGTCGCCGACCGCGGCTTCGTGCTCGCCAGCGGCGAGATCAAGTTCACCGGCACCGGCACCGAACTCCTCGAGGACGAAGAGGTCGGCCGACTCTACCTCGGGGGCTGA
- a CDS encoding chromosome partitioning protein ParA has product MILAVCGGKGGVGKTTVALNLAAELEAVLVDADLGMADVPAGRGPDLHDVLAGRADPVEAVREHDGVRLLPCGRTLAGAREGDPRRLVDAVRAVEEEYGDVVVDCPAGLRADVGLPLLAADACVVVTTPDRAALADALRARSLAVELDAGVAAVAYNRASDADEAVADALGAPVVAVPETDVVGETLPTGRPVRTLAPAATAAEQFELLAARVQSCRS; this is encoded by the coding sequence GTGATTCTCGCGGTCTGCGGCGGGAAGGGGGGCGTCGGCAAGACGACGGTGGCGCTGAACCTCGCGGCGGAACTCGAGGCCGTGCTGGTGGACGCTGACCTCGGGATGGCGGACGTGCCCGCCGGGCGAGGACCCGACCTCCACGACGTGCTCGCGGGCCGGGCGGACCCCGTCGAGGCGGTCCGGGAGCACGACGGTGTCCGATTGCTCCCCTGCGGACGGACGCTCGCCGGTGCTCGCGAGGGCGACCCGCGACGACTCGTCGACGCCGTTCGAGCCGTCGAGGAGGAGTACGGCGACGTAGTGGTCGACTGCCCCGCGGGCCTCCGCGCGGACGTCGGTCTCCCCCTGCTCGCGGCCGACGCCTGCGTCGTGGTGACGACGCCCGACCGGGCGGCGCTCGCCGACGCACTGCGGGCGCGCTCGCTCGCCGTCGAACTCGACGCGGGGGTGGCGGCCGTGGCGTACAACCGCGCGAGCGATGCCGACGAGGCGGTCGCCGACGCACTGGGCGCACCCGTCGTCGCCGTGCCGGAGACCGACGTCGTCGGGGAGACGCTCCCGACGGGGCGGCCGGTGCGGACGCTCGCACCGGCGGCGACGGCGGCAGAACAGTTCGAGCTGCTGGCGGCCCGCGTTCAGTCCTGCAGGTCGTAG